The following coding sequences are from one Devosia neptuniae window:
- a CDS encoding siderophore ferric iron reductase has product MPLLRRRKPPDAVTAVTTRNYLFAADDVSSQTTQLIATAARVTGFMKGAPGGHRPGWYRPGADNSAVLGQLYQHLAETYPKAGPAFWAVRLWTNFLWQPAYLAVIAAHIHSSMPDLGQLSQRVHGIYADGYRLPAGPQQAGTPEQLIAIAATALRPFCASLLEEINTLVKLKPLPARRLMADRMLSIIARLPQWQPGVTAAMAEDYAQLWLTALGLAGQGRLDRIGVGGGREVVIVTRKGCCLDYLIEPKAYCASCPKQGEEARIARQTANAVAELD; this is encoded by the coding sequence GTGCCACTATTGCGGCGGCGAAAGCCGCCTGACGCTGTCACCGCAGTGACGACCCGCAATTATCTCTTTGCCGCCGACGATGTTTCGAGCCAGACCACGCAGCTCATTGCCACGGCTGCGCGGGTCACCGGCTTTATGAAAGGCGCGCCGGGCGGGCACCGCCCCGGCTGGTACAGGCCCGGCGCCGACAATAGCGCGGTACTGGGCCAGCTCTATCAACATTTGGCCGAAACCTACCCCAAGGCGGGGCCAGCCTTTTGGGCGGTACGGCTGTGGACGAATTTTTTGTGGCAGCCCGCCTATCTGGCTGTCATCGCCGCCCATATCCACTCCAGCATGCCCGATCTCGGACAGCTGTCGCAGCGCGTCCATGGTATCTATGCCGACGGCTACCGCCTGCCTGCCGGTCCGCAACAGGCGGGCACACCAGAGCAATTGATTGCCATTGCGGCGACAGCGCTGCGCCCGTTCTGCGCCAGCCTGCTGGAAGAGATCAATACTCTCGTCAAGCTCAAGCCGCTGCCCGCACGGAGGCTGATGGCCGATCGCATGCTTTCGATTATCGCCCGGCTGCCGCAATGGCAGCCCGGCGTCACTGCGGCCATGGCGGAGGATTACGCCCAGCTTTGGTTGACGGCTTTGGGGCTGGCCGGCCAGGGCAGGCTAGACCGGATCGGCGTGGGCGGAGGTCGCGAGGTAGTCATCGTGACGCGCAAGGGCTGTTGCCTCGATTATCTGATCGAGCCCAAAGCCTATTGCGCTTCCTGCCCCAAACAGGGCGAGGAGGCCCGCATTGCCCGCCAGACTGCCAATGCAGTCGCCGAATTGGATTAG
- a CDS encoding copper homeostasis protein CutC: MMPHHPFKIEICVEGIDGLVAAQQAGADRVELCASLLEGGLTPSLGVVREALRVGTIPFHVIIRPRGGDFLYSELEFASMIEDVKAMRDLGVVGVVIGCLTADGEIDEARTKALVDAARPMKVTCHRAFDMTRDYRAAIEALVRAGVDRVLTSGQRDTAVEGIDILKDTAAIADGRIVVMACGALDQGNIAQVRRATGVDEMHFAALKTLKSGMAFRNPHVGMGGTAIEREYEITVTDEDAVRATIAAAKAA, translated from the coding sequence ATGATGCCGCACCACCCGTTCAAGATCGAAATCTGCGTCGAGGGCATTGATGGTCTGGTTGCCGCCCAGCAGGCCGGCGCCGACCGGGTGGAACTCTGCGCCAGCCTGCTCGAAGGCGGATTGACACCCAGCCTCGGCGTGGTGCGCGAAGCCCTGCGTGTGGGCACCATTCCCTTCCATGTCATTATCCGCCCGCGCGGTGGCGACTTCCTCTATTCCGAACTCGAATTCGCCAGCATGATCGAAGACGTCAAGGCCATGCGCGATCTGGGTGTGGTCGGCGTGGTCATCGGCTGCCTCACTGCCGATGGCGAGATCGACGAAGCGCGCACCAAGGCGCTGGTCGACGCCGCCCGGCCTATGAAGGTCACCTGTCACCGGGCTTTCGACATGACGCGCGACTATCGCGCCGCCATCGAGGCCCTCGTCCGGGCCGGCGTCGATCGCGTGTTGACCAGCGGGCAACGCGACACGGCTGTTGAAGGCATCGATATCCTCAAGGATACCGCCGCCATTGCCGATGGCCGTATCGTGGTCATGGCGTGTGGAGCGCTGGATCAAGGCAATATCGCCCAGGTACGGCGCGCCACCGGTGTCGATGAAATGCATTTTGCGGCGCTCAAGACGCTCAAGAGCGGCATGGCGTTCCGCAATCCCCATGTCGGCATGGGTGGCACGGCGATCGAGCGTGAATACGAGATCACCGTGACCGATGAGGATGCCGTGCGTGCCACTATTGCGGCGGCGAAAGCCGCCTGA
- a CDS encoding 2-hydroxyacid dehydrogenase, with product MTSSKPKILVTRRLPETIEARMATLFETDVNDADVTLTADDIIEGLAGKDVLVSSITDRIDADLVARLPKSVRLIAQFGNGVDNIDVEAALAAGLTVTNTPSVLTEDTADMAMVLMLALPRRLVEGTQMLVRDGVWAGWSPTSMLGHRLRGKALGIVGMGRIGTAVAQRAKAFGLNIHYFSRNRRPPAIETPLEATYWDDLDAMLAAVDIVSLHTPHTRETFHILSAERLAAMKPGSFVVNVSRPELIDEAALVSQIENGHLSGAALDVFENKHGIDPRLLALAEDNKVVLTAHMASATLEARIEMGETVIVNIRTFMDGHQPPHRLLPEGPRGVGRSQSA from the coding sequence ATGACCAGCTCCAAACCCAAGATTCTCGTCACCCGGCGACTGCCCGAAACCATCGAGGCGCGCATGGCGACGCTGTTCGAAACCGACGTCAATGACGCTGACGTTACGCTCACCGCCGATGACATTATCGAGGGGCTTGCCGGCAAGGATGTGCTGGTCAGCTCCATCACCGACCGCATCGATGCCGACCTGGTCGCCCGCCTGCCCAAATCGGTGCGATTGATCGCCCAGTTCGGCAATGGGGTGGACAATATCGATGTCGAAGCCGCGCTGGCGGCGGGGCTGACCGTCACCAATACGCCAAGCGTGCTCACCGAAGACACCGCCGACATGGCCATGGTGCTGATGCTGGCTTTGCCCCGCCGACTGGTCGAGGGCACCCAGATGCTGGTGCGCGATGGGGTCTGGGCCGGCTGGTCGCCAACCTCCATGCTGGGCCACCGCCTGCGCGGCAAGGCCCTGGGCATTGTCGGCATGGGCCGTATCGGCACCGCCGTCGCCCAGCGGGCTAAGGCTTTTGGCCTCAATATCCATTACTTCTCCCGCAACCGCCGCCCCCCAGCTATCGAAACGCCGCTCGAAGCCACCTATTGGGATGATCTGGACGCCATGCTGGCGGCGGTGGATATCGTATCATTGCATACGCCCCACACCCGCGAGACTTTTCACATCCTCTCGGCCGAACGGCTTGCAGCGATGAAACCGGGCAGTTTCGTGGTCAATGTGTCCCGGCCCGAACTGATCGATGAAGCAGCTTTGGTGAGCCAGATCGAGAATGGCCACCTGAGCGGCGCTGCCTTGGACGTGTTCGAGAACAAGCACGGTATCGATCCGCGCCTGCTGGCGCTTGCTGAAGACAACAAGGTGGTACTGACCGCCCATATGGCCTCGGCCACGCTCGAAGCCCGTATCGAAATGGGCGAGACCGTCATCGTCAATATCCGCACCTTCATGGATGGGCACCAGCCGCCCCATCGCCTGTTGCCAGAAGGGCCGCGCGGCGTCGGTCGCAGCCAAAGCGCCTGA
- a CDS encoding SH3 domain-containing protein codes for MVCLALLAMICATPAWAQADNPSGLPLPRFATTRSTPINVRVGPGTKYEVSWTYLKSGIPIEIIQEFDTWRKIRDVDGDEGWVHQNLLSGTRAGYVTPIMANSEIALRSDKSDTSGVRAQLGPGLRVQIKECDGEWCEVSAAQPGNEHRSYSGYLRQEEIWGVYPDESFD; via the coding sequence ATGGTGTGCCTGGCGCTGCTGGCGATGATATGCGCCACGCCGGCCTGGGCGCAGGCGGACAATCCAAGCGGGCTGCCCCTGCCCCGTTTTGCCACCACCCGCTCCACGCCGATCAATGTGCGCGTCGGGCCCGGCACCAAATATGAAGTCTCCTGGACCTATCTCAAGTCCGGAATTCCGATCGAGATCATCCAGGAATTTGACACCTGGCGGAAGATTCGCGATGTGGATGGCGACGAGGGCTGGGTGCATCAGAACCTGCTTTCGGGCACCCGCGCCGGCTATGTCACGCCGATCATGGCCAATAGCGAGATTGCCCTGCGCAGCGACAAATCCGACACGTCCGGCGTGCGCGCCCAGCTCGGCCCGGGCCTACGGGTGCAGATCAAGGAATGCGACGGGGAGTGGTGCGAGGTCAGCGCGGCCCAGCCGGGCAATGAACATCGCTCCTATTCGGGCTATCTGCGCCAGGAAGAAATCTGGGGCGTCTACCCGGACGAATCGTTCGACTAA